A genomic window from Sebastes fasciatus isolate fSebFas1 chromosome 7, fSebFas1.pri, whole genome shotgun sequence includes:
- the LOC141770713 gene encoding general transcription factor II-I repeat domain-containing protein 2A-like produces the protein MGQAGRCDNGCPNLTGKNVGLLKRMQDKVKEMNPEQKLTFLHCIIHQEVLCKSVLKMNHVVDVVTKTVNFIRARALNHREFVSLLEESETEHCDIGYHTAVRWLSLGKVLKSFWDLRKEIHEFCVKKGKDIPQFTDADWIADLGFAVDVMALMNELNVKLQCRGLFVHEMYSAVKAFMRKLQLLSSQMKDNILTHLPTLKEATKSADHLDKYSSMLEALQISMHLIKPRAGWIFPTEQVK, from the exons ATGGGACAAGCTGGCAGGTGTGACAACGGTTGTCCAAATCTGACGGGGAAAAATGTTGGACTTTTGAAGAGAATGCAGGATAAAGTGAAAGAAATGAACcctgagcagaaattgacatttTTGCATTGTATTATACATCAGGAAGTGTTGTGTAAGTCAGTGTTAAAAATGAAccatgttgttgatgttgtaacTAAAACAGTTAACTTCATCAGGGCAAGAGCATTGAATCACAGAGAGTTTGTTTCGCTTTTGGAGGAAAGCGAGACTGAACATTGTGACATAGGCTACCACACAGCTGTCAGGTGGCTCAGCCTGGGCAAAGTACTGAAAAGTTTCTGGGACCTGAGAAAAGAGATTCACGAGTTCTGTGTGAAGAAAGGAAAGGACATTCCACAGTTTACAGATGCAGACTGGATTGCTGACCTTGGTTTTGCTGTAGATGTGATGGCACTAATGAATGAACTAAATGTCAAACTGCAGTGCAGAGGCCTTTTTGTACATGAAATGTACAGCGCAGTGAAGGCTTTCATGAGAAAGTTGCAGCTTCTCTCAAGCCAAATGAAGGACAACATTCTCACCCACTTGCCAACACTGAAGGAAGCCACAAAATCAGCTGATCACCTCGACAAGTACTCATCCATGTTAGAAGCACT CCAGATTTCAATGCACTTAATCAAGCCCAGAGCAGGCTGGATTTTTCCCACTGAACAAGTAAAATGa